From Cannabis sativa cultivar Pink pepper isolate KNU-18-1 chromosome 8, ASM2916894v1, whole genome shotgun sequence, a single genomic window includes:
- the LOC115699027 gene encoding putative phospholipid-transporting ATPase 9, whose amino-acid sequence MRGGRRRMLHFSKIYSFTCGKASFKEDHSQIGGPGFSRVVYCNDPDCFEAGIRHYSDNYVSTTKYTLATFLPKSLFEQFRRVANFYFLVTGILAFTPLAPYTAVSAIAPLVVIVGLTMIKEGVEDWRRKKQDIEVNNRTVKVRKQDGTFGSTEWKTLKVGDVVKVEKNEFFPADLLLLSSSYEDSICYVETMNLDGETNLKLKQGLEVTSFLHEDSNFQDFRAVAKCEDPNANLYSFVGTFEFKEEPYALTPQQLLLRDSKLRNTDYIYGVVVFTGHDTKVLQNSTDPPSKRSKVERKMDQIIYFLFALLFFMATVGSILFGIITKDDLEDGTIKRWYLQPENSTIFFDPRRAPAAAIYHFLSALMLYNTFIPISLYVSIEIVKVLQTIFINQDIHMYYEEADKPAHTRTSNLNEELGQVDTILSDKTGTLTCNSMEFIKCSVAGTAYGRGFSEVEKAMDKRIGSPLIEENIKVWKNSEDSSDQKVPVKGFNFKDERIMNGNWVNEPHADVIHKFLRVLAICHTAVPEVDEDSEKITYEAESPDEAAFVIAARELGFEFYKRTQSSISIYELDQDSGQKVERVYELLNVLEFNSARKRMSVIVRNEEGKIILFCKGADSVMFERLASNGRKFEELTMEHVKEYAEEGLRTLILAYRDLDEQEYRHLEEKFLMAKSSVSADREALMDEVAEEFERDLILLGATAVEDKLQNGVPECIDKLAQAGIKIWVLTGDKMETAINIGFACSLLRQEMNQIIISLDSPEILALEKAEDKSAISKASKESVLLQIKDGKAQINAAASVGSVAFALIIDGKSLAYALEDDMKKLFLELATACASVICCRSSPKQKALVTRLVKSGTGKTTLAIGDGANDVGMLQEADIGIGISGVEGMQAVMSSDISIAQFRYLERLLLVHGHWCYRRISSMICYFFYKNITFGFTLFLYEAHASFSGQPAYNDWFLSLYNVFFSSLPVVALGVFDQDVSARFCLKFPLLYQEGVQNVLFSWRRILTWILNGLVSAVIIFYFCTKSLDLQAFNEEGMTAGRDILGATIYTCIVWVVNLQMAVAISYFTMIQHIFIWGSIAFWYIFLLIYGAMSPNFATTAYKIFIETLAPTPSYWFVTLFVVISALIPYFTFSAIQMRFFPMYHGLIQWIRHGGQSNDPEYYKMVRQRSLGPTTVGFTARLEAKSNSSKSNKSINKNLT is encoded by the exons ATGAGGGGTGGCAGACGGAGGATGCTGCATTTCAGCAAGATCTACTCATTTACATGTGGGAAAGCATCTTTCAAAGAAGACCATTCACAGATTGGGGGACCAGGCTTTTCCAGGGTTGTTTACTGCAACGACCCAGATTGCTTTGAGGCCGGAATTCGTCATTACAGTGACAATTATGTTAGTACCACAAAGTATACACTTGCCACTTTCTTACCCAAATCATTGTTTGAGCAATTCAGGAGAGTGGCCAATTTTTACTTTTTGGTCACTGGGATTTTGGCTTTTACTCCATTGGCTCCTTACACGGCTGTCAGTGCAATCGCTCCTTTGGTTGTCATTGTTGGGTTGACTATGATCAAGGAAGGTGTTGAGGACTGGCGAAGAAAGAAGCAG GATATCGAGGTGAACAATAGAACTGTCAAAGTGAGAAAACAAGATGGTACATTTGGTTCTACTGAATGGAAAACTCTGAAGGTGGGAGATGTAGTGAAGGTGGAAAAAAATGAATTCTTTCCGGCAGACCTACTCTTGCTTTCGTCCAGCTATGAAGATTCAATTTGTTATGTTGAGACCATGAACCTTGATGGAGAGACGAATTTAAAGTTAAAGCAAGGTTTAGAGGTAACTTCATTTTTACATGAAGATTCTAACTTCCAGGATTTTAGAGCTGTTGCTAAATGTGAGGATCCAAATGCAAATTTGTACTCATTTGTTGGAACTTTTGAATTTAAAGAGGAGCCCTATGCACTTACTCCTCAGCAACTTCTTCTCAGAGACTCTAAACTCCGAAATACAGACTACATATATGGGGTTGTTGTTTTCACTGGTCATGACACAAAGGTTCTTCAAAATTCTACTGACCCTCCTTCGAAGAGAAGCAAGGTTGAGCGGAAAATGGATCAAATTATCTACTTTTTGTTTGCTCTTTTGTTTTTTATGGCTACTGTTGGGTCTATTCTCTTTGGTATTATTACCAAAGATGATTTGGAGGATGGAACCATAAAAAGATGGTATCTACAACCAGAGAATTCTACAATTTTCTTTGATCCTAGGAGAGCACCTGCTGCAGCAATCTATCACTTTTTATCAGCCCTGATGTTATATAATACCTTTATCCCGATATCTTTGTATGTATCAATAGAAATTGTCAAAGTTCTTCAGACCATCTTCATTAACCAAGATATTCACATGTACTATGAAGAAGCTGACAAACCAGCACATACGCGTACTTCGAATTTAAATGAAGAGCTTGGTCAAGTTGACACCATACTTTCTGATAAGACGGGTACCTTAACATGCAATTCAATGGAGTTCATCAAGTGTAGTGTGGCTGGGACAGCTTATGGCCGTGGTTTTTCAGAGGTTGAGAAGGCTATGGATAAAAGAATCGGTTCGCCTttaattgaagaaaatattaaggTTTGGAAAAATTCAGAGGATTCATCTGACCAAAAGGTGCCTGTCAAAGGCTTCAATTTTAAGGATGAAAGGATCATGAATGGGAACTGGGTAAATGAGCCACATGCAGATGTTATTCACAAGTTTCTTCGTGTATTGGCAATTTGCCATACAGCAGTACCGGAGGTGGATGAAGATTCTGAGAAGATCACATATGAGGCTGAATCACCAGATGAAGCAGCATTTGTAATTGCGGCAAGAGAACTGGGTTTTGAGTTTTACAAAAGAACACAGAGTAGCATATCAATATATGAGTTAGATCAAGACTCTGGCCAGAAGGTTGAAAG GGTATATGAACTTCTGAATGTTTTAGAATTCAATAGTGCAAGGAAACGAATGTCTGTGATAGTAAGAAATGAGGAAggaaagataatattattttgtaaaggTGCTGACAG TGTCATGTTTGAAAGGCTAGCCAGTAATGGTAGAAAGTTTGAAGAATTAACCATGGAGCATGTGAAAGAGTACGCTGAGGAAGGGCTTCGGACCCTAATACTAGCCTATCGTGACCTTGATGAACAAGAGTATAGACATTTAGAAGAGAAATTTTTAATGGCCAAAAGTTCAGTTAGCGCAGATCGGGAAGCACTGATGGATGAAGTAGCTGAGGAGTTTGAGAGGGATTTAATTCTTCTTGGTGCAACTGCTGTTGAAGACAAACTTCAAAATGGG GTTCCTGAATGCATTGACAAACTTGCTCAAGCTGGAATAAAGATTTGGGTATTAACCGGGGACAAGATGGAGACTGCCATTAATATTGG TTTTGCTTGTAGTTTGCTTCGACAAGAAATGAACCAGATTATAATTAGTTTGGATAGTCCAGAAATTCTAGCACTGGAAAAGGCTGAAGATAAGAGTGCAATTTCCAAG GCATCAAAGGAGAGTGTCCTTCTCCAAATAAAAGATGGAAAAGCACAGATAAATGCTGCAGCAAGTGTTGGTTCTGTGGCATTTGCTTTAATCATTGATGGGAAATCACTTGCTTATGCACTAGAGGATGATATGAAGAAACTGTTTCTAGAGCTTGCCACTGCTTGTGCATCTGTTATTTGTTGTCGTTCTTCACCAAAACAGAAAGCACTG GTTACAAGACTTGTGAAATCTGGAACTGGAAAAACGACACTAGCCATTGGCGATGGTGCTAATGATGTAGGAATGCTTCAAGAAGCAGATATTGGGATTGGAATCAGTGGAGTTGAGGGAATGCAGGCAGTCATGTCAAGTGATATCTCCATTGCACAGTTTAGATATTTGGAGCGTCTGCTTCTTGTGCATGGGCATTGGTGTTATAGACGGATTTCATCTATG ATATGCTATTTCTTCTACAAGAATATTACTTTTGGTTTCACTCTCTTCTTATACGAGGCACACGCATCGTTTTCTGGACAACCTGCCTACAATGATTGGTTTTTGTCGCTTTATAATGTTTTCTTCTCCTCACTTCCGGTTGTTGCTTTGGGAGTCTTTGACCAAGACGTATCTGCACGGTTTTGCCTCAAG TTTCCTCTATTATACCAAGAAGGGGTGCAGAATGTCCTCTTCAGCTGGCGTCGAATACTGACCTGGATATTGAATGGGTTAGTAAGTGCCGTGATTATTTTCTACTTCTGTACCAAATCATTGGATCTGCAAGCGTTTAACGAGGAAGGAATGACTGCCGGGAGAGATATATTAGGGGCAACAATTTACACGTGCATTGTCTGGGTGGTGAATTTGCAGATGGCAGTGGCTATATCTTACTTCACCATGATACAACATATTTTCATATGGGGTTCTATAGCTTTTTGGTACATTTTCCTCCTTATATATGGAGCCATGTCTCCCAACTTCGCCACCACTGCATACAAAATCTTCATCGAAACTCTTGCCCCAACTCCGTCCTACTGGTTTGTCACACTCTTTGTGGTGATCTCAGCTCTAATTCCTTACTTTACATTCTCTGCGATTCAGATGCGCTTCTTCCCCATGTATCATGGATTGATACAATGGATTAGGCATGGTGGGCAATCAAATGATCCTGAGTACTACAAAATGGTTCGACAGAGATCGTTAGGACCCACAACAGTTGGTTTCACAGCCCGGTTGGAGGCAAAGAGTAACAGCAGTAAAAGCAATAAAAGCATAAATAAAAACCTCACATGA
- the LOC115698741 gene encoding probable calcium-binding protein CML16: MVMASLQSDQLLQLKQIFARFDMDADGSLTHLELAALLRSLGLKPTGDQLHAMLANIDANGNGAIEFEELVQAILPDINDQVLVNQDQLLEVFRSFDRDGNGYITAAELAGSMAKMGHPLTYRELTEMMREADTNNDGVLSFNEFATIMARSAADFLGL, from the coding sequence ATGGTCATGGCGTCTCTCCAATCGGACCAGCTCCTTCAGCTGAAGCAAATCTTTGCTCGTTTCGACATGGACGCCGACGGCAGCCTTACCCATTTGGAGCTGGCGGCCCTTCTCCGATCATTGGGCCTAAAGCCCACCGGGGATCAACTCCACGCCATGCTCGCCAACATCGATGCCAATGGTAATGGCGCCATTGAGTTCGAGGAGCTTGTTCAAGCTATTCTCCCTGATATCAACGACCAGGTCCTCGTCAACCAGGACCAGCTCTTGGAGGTCTTCCGTTCCTTCGATCGCGACGGTAACGGCTATATCACAGCGGCGGAACTCGCCGGATCGATGGCTAAGATGGGTCATCCTTTGACTTATAGGGAGCTTACGGAGATGATGAGAGAGGCTGATACTAATAACGACGGCGTTTTGAGTTTTAATGAATTCGCTACCATTATGGCTAGATCTGCTGCTGATTTTCTTGGACTTTGA
- the LOC115699252 gene encoding proline-rich receptor-like protein kinase PERK9 translates to MAAISPSQNSPPSAVPPAPSTTSTPPPQISSSPPPTPLTSPPLSQPNANPPDTSNSTATSPPPQSPPPPATQLTPPSQPLPLAPQAASPPPSSNAPPPSTSGSSPSPPPPTSNPPVSSPPPPPTSSSPPVTSPPPDSSPPPPSSNPPVNSPPPSTSKPPETSPTPPSANPPKTSPPPPSSTKPPESSPSPPASLPPQNSSPPPPPPSKSVPPKSSPPPASVSPEKAPPPPASVSPEKPPSPPSSVPPRNAPPPSQLTPAPPSSDQTPPPENSPPGTSPPPSSSISPPPPSQVPISPSDNRPSNNSGPSASDRVKSNDNGGISTGGAAAIAVVVSLIVLSLIGLAIWCLRKKKRRVSGISGHIMPSSRGSSPKPESAFFKAQSSAPLIGSGSSSDFVDSASEAGLGNSRGLGNSRPLFTYEELVKATNGFSDENLLGEGGFGSVYKGCLPDGREVAVKQLKIGGGQGEREFKAEVEIISRVHHRHLVSLVGYCISDNRRLLVYDYVPNNSLYYHLHGPDRPVLEWPVRVRVAAGAARGIAYLHEDCHPRIIHRDIKSSNILLDSNFEARVSDFGLAKLALDVDTHISTRVMGTFGYVAPEYASSGKLTEKSDVYSFGVVLLELITGRKPVDASQPLGDESLVEWARPLLSNALENGEVDHLVDPRLERNYVESEMLQMIEIAAACVRHSSAKRPRMGQVVRAFDNLAASDLTNGMRVGESEAFNSTQQSEEIRWFRRMAFGSQDYSTDLFTQNSMNSRENRVNEA, encoded by the exons ATGGCTGCCATATCTCCCTCTCAAAATTCACCTCCTTCAGCCGTGCCACCGGCTCCTAGCACCACTTCAACTCCACCACCTCAGATTTCTTCATCTCCTCCTCCAACTCCTCTTACATCTCCACCACTTTCTCAGCCCAACGCAAATCCCCCAGATACCTCAAACTCTACTGCTACTTCTCCACCACCTCAGTCCCCTCCTCCTCCAGCCACACAATTAACACCTCCATCACAACCACTCCCATTGGCACCACAAGCAGCATCTCCACCACCTTCATCTAATGCCCCACCTCCCTCAACTTCTGGTTCTTCACcttcaccaccaccaccaactTCAAATCCACCAGTAAgttcacctccaccacctcccacAAGCTCTAGTCCACCAGTAACCTCACCTCCACCTGATAGTTCACCTCCACCACCATCATCCAACCCACCAGTGAATTCACCTCCTCCATCAACGTCAAAACCACCTGAAACTTCACCTACACCACCATCAGCAAACCCACCCAAAACCTCACCCCCTCCACCATCATCAACTAAGCCACCTGAGAGTTCACCCTCACCTCCAGCATCTTTGCCACCCCAGAATTCATCTCCACCACCGCCACCGCCATCAAAATCTGTTCCTCCAAAAAGTTCTCCACCACCAGCATCAGTTTCCCCTGAAAAAGCACCCCCTCCTCCGGCATCAGTTTCCCCCGAAAAACCACCTTCTCCACCTTCATCAGTACCTCCAAGGAATGCACCCCCACCTTCTCAGCTAACTCCAGCCCCACCTAGCTCTGATCAAACACCACCTCCTGAGAATTCTCCTCCAGGGACATCACCTCCTCCCTCCTCATCTATCTCTCCTCCACCACCTTCTCAAGTTCCAATTTCTCCATCAGATAATCGTCCTTCAAACAATTCCGGCCCTAGTGCATCAGATAGAGTAAAGTCTAATGACAATGGAGGGATTAGTACTGGAGGTGCTGCTGCGATCGCTGTAGTGGTTAGCTTGATTGTGCTTAGCCTCATTGGATTGGCAATCTGGTgtttaagaaagaaaaagagaagggTTTCAGGAATTAGTGGTCACATCATGCCATCCTCAAGAGGATCTTCCCCCAAACCAG AGTCAGCCTTCTTTAAGGCACAGTCTTCAGCACCCCTTATAGGTAGTGGTTCTAGCAGTGATTTTGTGGACTCTGCATCAGAGGCTGGGCTAGGCAATTCGAGGGGGCTGGGAAATTCGAGGCCATTGTTCACATATGAAGAACTAGTTAAGGCCACAAATGGCTTTTCAGATGAGAATCTTTTGGGTGAAGGTGGATTTGGTTCCGTGTACAAAGGATGCCTACCAGATGGGCGAGAGGTTGCAGTTAAACAACTAAAGATTGGTGGAGGTCAGGGGGAACGAGAATTCAAAGCGGAAGTTGAAATCATTAGTCGTGTTCACCATCGTCATCTGGTTTCACTAGTGGGCTACTGTATTTCTGATAATCGCAGGCTACTTGTCTATGACTACGTCCCCAATAATTCCCTTTATTACCATCTTCATG GTCCAGATAGGCCTGTTTTAGAGTGGCCAGTACGAGTGAGGGTTGCTGCTGGTGCAGCTCGTGGAATTGCGTATCTTCATGAAGACT GCCATCCTCGGATTATTCACAGGGATATTAAGTCTTCGAACATTCTCTTAGACAGCAATTTTGAAGCTCGG GTTTCAGATTTTGGGCTAGCAAAACTAGCTCTCGACGTAGATACACATATAAGTACACGTGTTATGGGGACCTTTGG ATATGTGGCTCCTGAATATGCATCAAGTGGAAAATTGACTGAGAAATCTGATGTATACTCTTTTGGGGTTGTGCTTCTGGAGCTGATTACCGGACGGAAGCCTGTGGATGCATCGCAACCCTTGGGTGACGAGAGTCTAGTTGAATGG GCTCGACCATTGTTAAGTAATGCACTTGAGAATGGGGAAGTCGATCATCTGGTGGATCCAAGGCTTGAGAGGAACTATGTTGAGAGTGAAATGTTACAGATGATTGAGATTGCCGCTGCTTGTGTGCGACATTCATCGGCCAAGAGACCTCGAATGGGACAG GTTGTTAGAGCTTTCGATAATTTAGCTGCTTCAGATCTAACCAATGGAATGAGAGTAGGAGAAAGTGAGGCATTTAACTCAACGCAGCAGTCTGAAGAAATAAGATGGTTTCGGAGAATGGCATTTGGCAGTCAAGATTACAGTACAGATTTGTTCACCCAAAACAGCATGAATAGTAGAGAGAACAGAGTAAATGAGGCATGA
- the LOC115698815 gene encoding uncharacterized protein LOC115698815 — translation MEDVNTLAGDCVVISCCCQCLVLQIIIFVLLKLPYKLIRKTRNFAKKKLQQRKRSEEKVLMNMVGRELMRKYKNNEVVGIIGESIKIQTIDHHQSMLSFEGIYNNHCWGCMNEVEKVMEELSNKGEFGFGSFWCKEEESDELIFPTCLEKKEFVNYHLIEMVGSLNCS, via the coding sequence ATGGAAGATGTTAACACACTTGCTGGAGATTGTGTTGTCATATCATGCTGCTGCCAATGCTTGGTTTTGCAAATCATCATCTTTGTTTTGCTCAAGCTGCCTTACAAGTTGATTCGAAAGACGAGGAATTTCGCTAAAAAGAAGCTTCAACAGAGAAAGAGATCAGAAGAGAAGGTGTTGATGAACATGGTTGGAAGAGAGCTAATGAGAAAGTACAAAAATAATGAAGTTGTGGGAATTATTGGAGAGTCCATAAAGATCCAAACTATTGATCATCATCAAAGTATGTTATCTTTTGAGGGAATTTATAATAATCATTGTTGGGGTTGTATGAATGAAGTTGAGAAGGTAATGGAAGAGTTGTCTAACAAGGGAGAGTTTGGCTTTGGAAGCTTTTGGTGTAAGGAAGAAGAATCTGATGAATTAATATTCCCAACATGTTTGGAAAAGAAAGAATTTGTAAATTACCACTTAATTGAAATGGTTGGTTCTTTAAATTGTTCATGA